A DNA window from Helianthus annuus cultivar XRQ/B chromosome 15, HanXRQr2.0-SUNRISE, whole genome shotgun sequence contains the following coding sequences:
- the LOC110911657 gene encoding nucleobase-ascorbate transporter 2: MAEAPKTEDITHLPTDQLQGLEYCIDSNPSWGEAIALGFQHYILSLGTAVMIPAFLVPLMGGTSGDKVRVVQTLLFVQGINTFLQTLFGTRLPAVVGGSWAFMVPIISIIHDPSLVAIGDDHMRFLATMRAIQGALIVASSVQIILGYSQLWAICSRFFSPVGMVPVIALAGFGLFDRGFPVVGRCVEFGIPMLILFVTFSQYLKQFQAKQLPILERFALLLTIAVIWAYAHLLTASGAYKHHPEQTQMHCRTDKADLISAAPWIKIPYPLQWGAPTFEAGHAFGMMAAVLVSLVESTGAYKAAARLASATPPPAHVLSRGIGWQGIGILLSGLFGTATGSTVSIENVGLLGSTRVGSRRVIQISAGFMIFFSILGKFGALFASIPFPIFAAAYCVLFGLVASVGLSFLQFTNMNSMRNLFIVGVSFFLGLSIPEYFREYTAGALHGPSHTKAEWFNDFLNTIFFSSPTVALMVSLFLDNTLELKDSAKDRGMPWWAKFRTFKGDSRNEEFYTLPFNLDRFFPPS; this comes from the exons ATGGCAGAAGCTCCAAAAACAGAGGATATCACTCATCTTCCAACTGACCAACTTCAAGGCTTAGAGTACTGCATTGACTCAAATCCCTCATGGG GGGAAGCTATAGCTTTAGGGTTTCAGCATTACATATTATCTTTAGGGACTGCTGTCATGATTCCAGCTTTTCTTGTACCTTTGATGGGTGGTACTTCT GGTGATAAGGTTAGGGTGGTGCAGACATTGCTTTTTGTTCAAGGGATTAATACATTTTTGCAAACACTTTTTGGAACAAGATTACCAGCTGTTGTTGGGGGATCATGGGCTTTCATGGTGCCTATTATTTCAATTATACATGACCCTTCTCTTGTAGCCATTGGGGATGATCATATG AGATTTCTCGCTACAATGCGAGCTATACAAGGTGCACTTATCGTGGCATCGAGCGTGCAGATAATCTTGGGGTATAGTCAGCTTTGGGCTATATGTTCAAG ATTCTTTAGCCCTGTTGGTATGGTTCCGGTAATTGCATTGGCTGGTTTCGGTCTCTTTGACAGAGGATTTCCTGTG GTTGGAAGGTGTGTGGAATTTGGCATACCGATGCTAATTCTTTTCGTCACATTCTCTCAG TACCTTAAACAGTTTCAGGCGAAACAACTGCCAATATTGGAGCGGTTTGCGCTTCTTTTGACGATAGCGGTGATCTGGGCATACGCGCACTTATTGACTGCTAGTGGTGCGTATAAACATCATCCAGAACAGACTCAAATGCACTGTAGAACTGATAAAGCTGACCTCATATCTGCTGCACCATG GATAAAGATACCTTACCCGCTTCAATGGGGTGCGCCAACATTTGAAGCAGGGCATGCTTTTGGAATGATGGCTGCGGTTCTGGTCTCCCTTGTTGAG TCGACAGGCGCGTATAAGGCAGCCGCACGCCTAGCAAGTGCTACACCCCCTCCAGCTCATGTTCTCAGTCGTGGCATTGGGTGGCAG GGGATCGGCATTCTCTTGAGCGGTCTCTTTGGAACAGCAACTGGCTCAACGGTTTCCAT AGAAAATGTTGGTTTGCTCGGAAGCACTCGTGTAGGCAGCCGAAGAGTTATTCAAATCTCAGCCGGTTTCATGATCTTCTTCTCGATTTTAG GGAAATTTGGAGCTTTGTTTGCATCCATACCTTTCCCGATCTTTGCTGCGGCATACTGCGTGCTATTTGGTCTTGTTG CTTCTGTTGGATTATCGTTCTTGCAATTTACAAACATGAACTCAATGAGAAACTTGTTCATTGTGGGTGTTTCTTTCTTTCTCGGGCTATCAATTCCCGAGTACTTTAGGGAGTACACAGCTGGTGCTCTTCATGGTCCTTCACATACAAAGGCCGAATGG TTCAATGATTTCCTCAACACCATCTTCTTTTCATCCCCAACGGTGGCATTGATGGTGTCGTTGTTTCTTGACAATACACTAGAGTTGAAAGACAGTGCTAAAGACCGAGGGATGCCATGGTGGGCCAAGTTTAGAACGTTTAAAGGCGATAGTCGAAACGAGGAGTTTTACACCCTCCCGTTCAATCTCGACAGGTTCTTTCCACCATCATGA
- the LOC110911656 gene encoding O-fucosyltransferase 8 isoform X1 has translation MFKQESKQKDTCNYQFRYQKMVQGHDPNKLELFNGFRSYNSMKSNSFKGGYIGKRHTWMRKHLSSIVVTVALMGFLYLLDSFISSVFEPSVIQSNSMPKNMIVPLEIGDSRGKDVVQMYDRLASMASSALVERELKQDESKFWKESYRQASEWSPCADRKESTSVRTEKLQSNTGYILVSANGGLNQQRVAVCNAVAVASLLNATLVIPRFLFSNVWKDPSQFGDIYQEEYFIKTLTNEVNIVKDLPPHLKSLDFKEIGSLITDADMSKEATPTEYIEKVLPLLSKNGVVHFLGFGNRLGFDPLPSQLQRLRCKCNYHALKFVHKIQETGSLLIRRIRKYDGSRNKLDKQLLGKFITGFRSNGPDIDREPLKYIALHLRFEVDMVAYSLCEFGGGQVEKTELQAYREVHFPLLMQRLKRTRAVSAEELRRSGKCPLTPEEAALVLAALGFTSETYIYLAGSQIYGGKSRMQPLTNLYPHVITKEDLLSPTELAPFKNFSSQLAALDFIACATADVFAITDSGSQLSSLVSGFRTYYGRGHAPTLRPSKKRLAEILSKNQTIDWKEFEARVTKMISGAQSVRLRGWGRSIYRQPRCPECMCKFQ, from the exons ATGTTTAAACAAGAGTCCAAACAAAAGGATACATGCAACTATCAGTTTAGATATCAGAAAATGGTGCAAGGACATGATCCTAACAAGCTCGAGTTGTTTAACGGGTTCAGGAGTTATAACTCCATGAAATCGAATTCGTTTAAGGGTGGTTATATTGGTAAAAGGCATACTTGGATGCGAAAACATTTGTCGTCAATTGTTGTTACAGTTGCATTGATGGGATTTCTTTATCTTTTGGATTCTTTCATCAGTTCGGTCTTTGAACCCTCGGTTATTCAAAGTAATTCCATGCCTAAAAACATGATTGTTCCCTTGGAGATTGGAGATAGTCGTGGCAAAGATGTGGTGCAGATGTATGATCGACTCGCAAGCATGGCTTCTAGTGCTCTTGTAGAG AGAGAGCTTAAACAAGACGAATCAAAATTTTGGAAGGAATCATATCGTCAAGCATCTGAATGGAGTCCTTGTGCAGATAGAAAGGAATCAACAAGCGTACG GACAGAAAAACTTCAAAGCAACACGGGTTATATATTAGTTAGCGCAAATGGAGGTCTAAATCAACAACGGGTCGCT GTTTGCAATGCTGTCGCGGTAGCATCGTTATTAAATGCAACATTAGTTATTCCGCGATTTCTTTTCAGCAATGTATGGAAGGACCCCAG CCAGTTTGGTGATATTTACCAAGAAGAATATTTCATTAAAACTCTGACGAATGAAGTTAACATAGTAAAGGATCTCCCTCCTCATTTGAAATCACTAGATTTCAAAGAAATCGGTAGTTTG ATAACTGATGCGGATATGAGCAAGGAGGCAACACCAACAGAATATATTGAAAAAGTACTTCCTCTATTATCAAAAAATGGAGTTGTTCATTTCCTTGGATTTGGTAACCGGCTCGGTTTTGACCCGTTACCTTCTCAACTTCAG AGGTTAAGATGCAAATGTAACTACCATGCATTAAAATTTGTGCATAAAATTCAAGAAACGGGTTCATTGTTGATTAGAAGGATAAGAAAATACGATGGCTCGAGGAACAAGTTAGATAAGCAACTACTAGGAAAGTTCATCACGGGCTTTCGGTCAAACGGGCCTGATATAGATAGAGAACCACTCAAGTATATTGCTTTGCACTTGAGATTTGAAGTTGATATGGTTGCATACTCTCTATGTGAGTTTGGTGGTGGACAAGTTGAGAAAACCGAACTCCAAGCTTACCGAGAAGTTCACTTTCCATTACTCATGCAACGGTTGAAAAGAACAAG GGCTGTTTCGGCAGAAGAACTAAGGAGGTCGGGAAAATGCCCGTTAACACCAGAAGAAGCTGCACTGGTTCTAGCTGCGCTTGGTTTCACTAGTGAAACATACATATATCTTGCAGGTTCTCAAATCTATGGAGGAAAGTCAAGGATGCAACCGTTGACCAATTTGTATCCGCATGTGATCACGAAAGAAGATCTTCTCTCCCCAACAGAACTTGCCCCATTTAAAAACTTTTCTTCTCAG CTAGCAGCACTGGATTTTATTGCGTGTGCCACTGCAGACGTATTTGCTATAACGGATTCAGGAAGTCAGTTATCTTCACTGGTCTCCGGTTTTAGAACATACTACGGTCGAGGGCATGCGCCGACGTTAAGACCAAGCAAGAAGAGACTCGCAGAAATCTTGTCGAAGAATCAAACTATAGATTGGAAGGAATTTGAAGCAAGAGTGACAAAGATGATATCTGGAGCACAAAGTGTACGATTGAGGGGTTGGGGCCGAAGCATTTATAGACAACCGAGATGCCCTGAATGTATGTGCAAGTTCCAGTAA
- the LOC110911656 gene encoding O-fucosyltransferase 8 isoform X2, whose protein sequence is MSKEATPTEYIEKVLPLLSKNGVVHFLGFGNRLGFDPLPSQLQRLRCKCNYHALKFVHKIQETGSLLIRRIRKYDGSRNKLDKQLLGKFITGFRSNGPDIDREPLKYIALHLRFEVDMVAYSLCEFGGGQVEKTELQAYREVHFPLLMQRLKRTRAVSAEELRRSGKCPLTPEEAALVLAALGFTSETYIYLAGSQIYGGKSRMQPLTNLYPHVITKEDLLSPTELAPFKNFSSQLAALDFIACATADVFAITDSGSQLSSLVSGFRTYYGRGHAPTLRPSKKRLAEILSKNQTIDWKEFEARVTKMISGAQSVRLRGWGRSIYRQPRCPECMCKFQ, encoded by the exons ATGAGCAAGGAGGCAACACCAACAGAATATATTGAAAAAGTACTTCCTCTATTATCAAAAAATGGAGTTGTTCATTTCCTTGGATTTGGTAACCGGCTCGGTTTTGACCCGTTACCTTCTCAACTTCAG AGGTTAAGATGCAAATGTAACTACCATGCATTAAAATTTGTGCATAAAATTCAAGAAACGGGTTCATTGTTGATTAGAAGGATAAGAAAATACGATGGCTCGAGGAACAAGTTAGATAAGCAACTACTAGGAAAGTTCATCACGGGCTTTCGGTCAAACGGGCCTGATATAGATAGAGAACCACTCAAGTATATTGCTTTGCACTTGAGATTTGAAGTTGATATGGTTGCATACTCTCTATGTGAGTTTGGTGGTGGACAAGTTGAGAAAACCGAACTCCAAGCTTACCGAGAAGTTCACTTTCCATTACTCATGCAACGGTTGAAAAGAACAAG GGCTGTTTCGGCAGAAGAACTAAGGAGGTCGGGAAAATGCCCGTTAACACCAGAAGAAGCTGCACTGGTTCTAGCTGCGCTTGGTTTCACTAGTGAAACATACATATATCTTGCAGGTTCTCAAATCTATGGAGGAAAGTCAAGGATGCAACCGTTGACCAATTTGTATCCGCATGTGATCACGAAAGAAGATCTTCTCTCCCCAACAGAACTTGCCCCATTTAAAAACTTTTCTTCTCAG CTAGCAGCACTGGATTTTATTGCGTGTGCCACTGCAGACGTATTTGCTATAACGGATTCAGGAAGTCAGTTATCTTCACTGGTCTCCGGTTTTAGAACATACTACGGTCGAGGGCATGCGCCGACGTTAAGACCAAGCAAGAAGAGACTCGCAGAAATCTTGTCGAAGAATCAAACTATAGATTGGAAGGAATTTGAAGCAAGAGTGACAAAGATGATATCTGGAGCACAAAGTGTACGATTGAGGGGTTGGGGCCGAAGCATTTATAGACAACCGAGATGCCCTGAATGTATGTGCAAGTTCCAGTAA